In Arthrobacter ramosus, one DNA window encodes the following:
- a CDS encoding cupin domain-containing protein: MRPEPQPNWRDHGVKIIPGSQLDPNTPQTPGMARAAAITHARAGASKLWAGTVTIDANAKTGPHHHGELESVIYVVSGRARMRWGDSLEFVAEAGQGDFIFVPPFVPHQEINASKTELLSCVLVRSGQDPIVINLDIESTEPPEIVPWIDPIHPAP; encoded by the coding sequence ATGAGGCCTGAGCCACAGCCAAATTGGCGCGACCACGGAGTCAAAATCATTCCAGGTTCGCAGCTCGATCCGAATACGCCGCAGACGCCTGGTATGGCGAGAGCGGCCGCAATCACACATGCCCGGGCGGGGGCCAGTAAACTGTGGGCGGGCACGGTCACCATTGATGCCAATGCCAAAACCGGGCCTCACCATCACGGAGAACTGGAAAGCGTTATATACGTTGTCAGCGGCCGGGCACGTATGCGATGGGGAGACAGCCTGGAGTTTGTCGCAGAGGCCGGTCAGGGCGATTTCATTTTTGTTCCGCCGTTCGTGCCCCACCAAGAGATCAACGCGAGCAAGACCGAGCTTCTCAGTTGCGTACTTGTCCGCAGCGGTCAGGATCCAATAGTCATTAACCTGGATATCGAGTCCACGGAACCCCCGGAAATAGTCCCCTGGATCGATCCCATTCATCCGGCTCCCTGA
- a CDS encoding SDR family oxidoreductase — MNPTILVTGGTGTLGRLVASRLRDGGHSVRVAGRHAPPPEQGIEFAQCDLDTGDGVEAALSGVRTVVHCAGAQKGDGDKARRLVAAASRTGVAHLVFISVVGADTIPVMSGFDRAAFGYFASKRDAEQVVAASGIPFSTLRATQFFELTLLTSRAMAKLPVVPVPKGFRFQPVDAGEVADRLVELALGQPAGLVPDLAGPACYPMGDLIRSYLAAAGQRRLLVPVHMPGKAAKAIREGANLSEDRAVGRRTWEEFLTESVPGAVRR; from the coding sequence ATGAACCCGACGATTTTGGTGACGGGCGGTACCGGCACCCTCGGGAGGCTCGTGGCCTCGCGCCTGCGGGACGGGGGCCACTCAGTGCGAGTGGCGGGCCGTCATGCCCCTCCACCCGAGCAAGGCATCGAATTCGCGCAGTGCGACCTAGACACTGGCGACGGAGTCGAGGCCGCCTTGAGCGGTGTCAGGACGGTGGTGCATTGCGCCGGAGCGCAGAAGGGCGACGGCGACAAGGCCCGCCGCCTCGTCGCCGCGGCTTCCCGCACGGGTGTGGCGCATCTTGTGTTCATCTCAGTCGTGGGGGCGGACACGATCCCGGTCATGAGCGGCTTCGACCGTGCGGCTTTCGGCTACTTCGCGTCCAAACGGGACGCGGAGCAGGTCGTGGCCGCGTCGGGGATTCCGTTCAGTACCCTCCGCGCCACCCAGTTCTTCGAGCTGACCCTGCTCACCTCGCGGGCCATGGCCAAGCTTCCGGTCGTTCCAGTGCCGAAGGGCTTCCGGTTCCAACCGGTGGACGCCGGCGAGGTCGCGGACCGGCTCGTCGAGCTCGCTCTCGGTCAGCCCGCCGGCCTCGTGCCCGATCTCGCGGGCCCGGCCTGCTATCCGATGGGTGACCTTATCCGCTCCTATCTCGCCGCAGCCGGTCAGCGACGACTTCTCGTCCCCGTTCACATGCCGGGGAAGGCCGCCAAGGCAATCCGGGAAGGCGCCAACCTGTCCGAGGACAGAGCCGTCGGGCGCAGGACCTGGGAGGAATTCCTCACCGAGAGCGTGCCCGGAGCTGTCCGGAGGTGA
- a CDS encoding dihydrofolate reductase family protein, with the protein MGETAAEASSAHLMVDLIISLDGYASAVGWPGWWGLEGPEYLAWLQQEGEKGYTFLLGANTYRLMSGMSEEAAAEGAGFSEDEGATLTGLAAVPKVVFSSTLRAPLTWPNSELVTGDAVKAVAEMKRTGTGPLSTLGSLSLCRSLLTAGLVDRFRVVVFPVITGSTGRERIYDGYPDVSLKMVESRTFDGRLQLLEYIPTVLRGPPGNGPA; encoded by the coding sequence ATGGGTGAGACAGCGGCGGAGGCGTCATCAGCACACCTGATGGTCGACCTGATCATATCCTTGGACGGGTATGCCTCGGCCGTGGGATGGCCCGGCTGGTGGGGTCTGGAGGGGCCGGAATACCTGGCGTGGCTTCAGCAGGAGGGGGAGAAGGGCTACACCTTCCTCCTTGGCGCGAACACCTACCGGCTGATGTCCGGGATGTCAGAGGAGGCCGCGGCCGAAGGCGCGGGATTCTCCGAGGACGAGGGGGCCACCCTGACCGGCCTTGCTGCGGTGCCGAAGGTCGTCTTCTCCTCCACACTGCGGGCGCCCCTGACGTGGCCGAACTCGGAACTGGTCACCGGTGACGCGGTCAAGGCCGTGGCCGAGATGAAACGGACCGGGACCGGGCCCTTGAGCACTCTCGGGAGCCTGAGCCTGTGCCGGTCGCTGCTGACCGCTGGACTCGTGGACAGGTTCCGGGTGGTCGTTTTCCCGGTGATCACGGGCAGCACCGGGCGGGAACGGATCTACGACGGCTATCCGGACGTCTCGCTCAAGATGGTCGAGAGCAGGACCTTCGACGGTCGGCTCCAGCTGCTCGAGTACATCCCCACCGTGCTCCGCGGTCCGCCGGGCAACGGTCCGGCATGA
- a CDS encoding CapA family protein — protein MRIALLGDVMLGRLVNDELKVAAPDYPWGDTLPVLRQADIRFANLECVLADDGTAAAGKMYHFRSDAKNVESLLSAAIDVVSLANNHVLDYGVDALLEMLPTLDEHGILSAGAGIDLESARRPAVRRVGSTAVGFIAFTDNEPGWEATARAPGIYYVPVDTGDRRVKELLDLVRWTKDHNQLLVVSAHWGANWGSKVPPAHQSLARALIDAGSDVVFGHSAHIFRGVEIYRNRPIVYSAGDFVDDYAVDPDQRNDQSFVFVLETEGNVPCMLRLYPTNIGRLQTRLASRSAVNIAERMQRLSRQFGTRSTWIGGDRVLEVPIDVAS, from the coding sequence ATGCGGATTGCGCTCCTCGGGGATGTCATGCTCGGCCGGCTGGTTAACGACGAGCTCAAGGTGGCTGCTCCCGACTATCCCTGGGGCGATACCCTCCCGGTCCTTCGGCAGGCCGACATCAGATTCGCCAATTTGGAATGCGTACTCGCGGACGACGGAACGGCTGCGGCAGGCAAGATGTATCACTTCCGCTCGGATGCCAAGAACGTGGAGAGCCTGCTCTCCGCGGCGATTGACGTGGTCTCACTCGCCAACAACCATGTGCTCGACTACGGAGTCGATGCTCTGTTGGAAATGCTGCCGACACTCGATGAGCACGGGATCCTGAGCGCGGGGGCAGGGATAGACCTGGAATCTGCCCGCCGACCGGCGGTCCGGCGGGTCGGGTCAACTGCGGTCGGCTTTATTGCTTTCACCGACAATGAACCGGGCTGGGAGGCAACCGCCCGAGCTCCCGGAATCTACTATGTCCCTGTGGACACCGGTGACCGCCGGGTGAAGGAATTGCTGGATTTGGTCCGTTGGACGAAAGACCACAACCAGCTACTGGTCGTTTCGGCACACTGGGGCGCCAATTGGGGGTCCAAGGTCCCACCCGCGCATCAGAGTCTGGCGCGGGCATTGATAGACGCAGGGTCCGACGTCGTGTTCGGGCATTCGGCCCACATTTTCCGCGGCGTCGAAATTTACAGGAACCGGCCCATTGTCTACAGCGCCGGCGACTTTGTGGATGATTACGCGGTTGACCCGGATCAACGCAACGATCAGTCGTTCGTCTTCGTCCTGGAGACAGAAGGAAACGTGCCTTGCATGTTGCGCCTGTATCCGACGAACATCGGCCGCCTACAAACCCGGCTGGCGAGCCGGAGCGCCGTGAACATCGCCGAGCGGATGCAACGGCTGAGCAGGCAGTTCGGCACCCGGAGCACGTGGATCGGGGGCGACAGAGTCTTGGAAGTACCGATCGACGTGGCCTCATGA
- a CDS encoding dihydrofolate reductase family protein, protein MGIIVVDLFSTLDGVYQAPGGPDEDREGGFEFGGWQAPYFDKESGEAIGAGIDRLDALLLGRKTYDIFAGFWPTAPADDPIAARFNSVPKYVASHTLTDPDWAGTTVLTDVAAEVRAIRERHDETHVIGSGDLLQTLLTEDLVDRLNLWLCPVTFGTGKRIFRDGTVPAAFAVTQPPRAFPKGAIWLVYERAGDVVTGVDIEAERAET, encoded by the coding sequence ATGGGAATCATCGTCGTCGACCTGTTCAGCACCCTTGACGGGGTCTACCAGGCGCCCGGCGGGCCCGACGAAGATCGCGAGGGCGGTTTCGAGTTCGGCGGCTGGCAGGCACCGTACTTCGACAAGGAGTCCGGCGAGGCAATCGGGGCGGGCATCGATCGCCTCGACGCGCTTCTCCTCGGGCGGAAGACGTACGACATCTTCGCTGGTTTCTGGCCCACCGCACCTGCCGACGACCCGATTGCTGCCCGGTTCAACTCCGTGCCGAAATATGTCGCATCACACACGCTGACCGACCCTGATTGGGCCGGGACGACAGTGCTGACCGATGTCGCAGCCGAGGTCCGGGCGATCCGCGAGCGCCACGACGAGACCCACGTCATCGGCAGCGGCGACCTCCTTCAGACCCTCCTCACCGAGGACCTCGTCGACCGGCTGAATCTTTGGCTGTGCCCGGTGACTTTCGGCACAGGCAAGCGGATCTTCCGGGACGGTACCGTTCCAGCCGCCTTCGCGGTCACCCAGCCGCCTCGGGCCTTCCCGAAGGGCGCAATCTGGCTCGTCTACGAGCGCGCGGGCGATGTGGTCACGGGCGTCGACATCGAGGCGGAGCGTGCGGAGACATGA
- a CDS encoding DNA polymerase IV codes for MTAGVVSGIPWVLHVDLDQFIAAVEVLRRPELAGKPIIVGGRGDPTERAVVSTASYEARAFGVGSGMPLRIAARKVPDAVILPVDQEAYLAASETVMATLRAQPGATVQVLGWDEAFVGVETEDPEAYARQMQAAVLARTRLHCSVGIGDTLVRAKVATGFGKPAGVFRLTAGNWLDVMGSRPTKDLWGVGSRVSARLAKLGINTVAELATSDPQELVPEFGPRMGPWYAQLGRGDGTSVVDDTPWVARGHSRETTFQQDLTDPAQVEDAVRDLTAHVLEDVVAEGRPVVGLTLKVRYAPFLTTTQGKKIPETFDRNEILARALDLAAGIEAGRPIRLLGLRADMAMPDDARKGHTPTRGGW; via the coding sequence ATGACAGCTGGTGTCGTGAGTGGAATCCCGTGGGTGCTGCACGTTGATCTCGACCAGTTCATCGCGGCGGTCGAGGTGCTCCGACGGCCGGAGCTCGCGGGCAAGCCGATCATTGTCGGGGGTCGGGGGGACCCCACGGAACGGGCTGTGGTGTCGACCGCGTCCTACGAGGCCAGGGCGTTCGGTGTGGGTTCCGGAATGCCCTTACGCATTGCGGCCCGGAAAGTGCCCGACGCCGTGATCCTGCCCGTCGATCAGGAGGCTTACCTCGCGGCGTCTGAAACGGTGATGGCTACCCTGCGCGCGCAGCCCGGCGCCACGGTGCAGGTGCTGGGTTGGGATGAAGCCTTTGTGGGCGTTGAGACGGAGGATCCGGAAGCCTACGCCCGCCAGATGCAGGCGGCTGTCCTCGCGCGAACGCGGCTGCATTGCAGCGTGGGCATCGGCGACACCCTGGTCCGGGCCAAAGTCGCCACCGGGTTCGGCAAGCCGGCGGGCGTCTTCCGCCTCACCGCCGGGAACTGGCTCGATGTCATGGGCAGCCGGCCCACCAAGGACCTGTGGGGCGTCGGAAGCAGGGTGTCGGCCCGGCTGGCCAAACTTGGCATCAACACAGTCGCCGAACTCGCCACCTCCGACCCGCAGGAGCTGGTCCCGGAGTTCGGCCCCAGGATGGGTCCCTGGTACGCGCAGCTTGGACGAGGCGACGGCACCAGCGTTGTGGACGACACCCCGTGGGTTGCCCGCGGGCATAGCCGGGAGACCACCTTCCAGCAGGACCTGACCGATCCGGCCCAGGTGGAGGACGCAGTGAGGGATCTGACGGCGCATGTCCTTGAGGATGTTGTGGCCGAGGGAAGGCCCGTCGTCGGGCTGACCCTGAAGGTCCGCTACGCGCCGTTCTTGACCACGACCCAGGGGAAGAAGATTCCGGAGACCTTCGACCGGAACGAAATCCTCGCGCGGGCCTTGGACCTCGCAGCCGGAATCGAGGCAGGCCGTCCGATCCGGCTCCTGGGCCTGCGGGCCGACATGGCAATGCCCGACGATGCCCGAAAGGGACATACGCCCACGCGCGGCGGCTGGTGA
- a CDS encoding sulfite oxidase-like oxidoreductase, whose translation MVGIISSGFHGRRQSGNPALPPGQYETGSFPVLTAGPAPRIPTDDWEFFITTEAGQRHAWSWDAFMALPQMDIHTDIHCVTSWSKLGTTWRGVSLDTLFENVETSCRFTMAHSYGGYTTNVPLPDLLGDRAWVAWEFDGEPLERAHGGPARLLVPHLYFWKSAKWINGIELTQDDIPGFWESNGYHLHGDPWREERYS comes from the coding sequence ATGGTGGGCATCATCTCGTCTGGATTTCACGGAAGACGGCAGAGCGGCAATCCAGCGTTGCCACCGGGACAATACGAGACCGGCAGCTTTCCGGTCCTTACCGCCGGCCCCGCTCCCCGGATCCCCACTGACGACTGGGAATTCTTCATCACCACTGAGGCAGGGCAGCGTCATGCGTGGTCCTGGGACGCATTCATGGCATTGCCGCAAATGGACATCCATACGGATATCCACTGCGTGACCAGCTGGTCCAAGCTGGGCACCACGTGGCGCGGAGTGTCCCTGGATACTCTGTTTGAGAACGTGGAAACAAGCTGCAGGTTCACCATGGCCCACTCTTACGGCGGATACACGACCAACGTCCCGCTCCCGGACCTTCTTGGCGACCGGGCGTGGGTGGCCTGGGAATTCGACGGCGAGCCGCTTGAACGCGCCCACGGCGGACCTGCCCGGCTCCTCGTGCCGCATTTGTACTTTTGGAAGAGCGCAAAGTGGATCAACGGCATCGAGTTGACGCAGGATGACATTCCTGGTTTCTGGGAATCCAACGGCTACCACCTCCACGGCGACCCGTGGCGGGAAGAGCGCTACTCATGA
- a CDS encoding ferredoxin reductase produces MSTLWRVADVVSSMPETETARTIGLRVNGLNGNLAGQHIDIRLTADDGYTAVRSYSVARAGVDETLEITVDELANGEVSPYLVRELAVGDQLEIRGPVGGWFVWKPTDTNPVQLIAGGSGIVPLMSMIRAHHASENPAPFRLLYSLKSPEAGFYAEELQTLGEESRKLIIDYVYTRKAPEGWPTPPQRLTAETLLANVLPTDPTPEIFICGQTVFVETVAEWLVQAGYPAASIKTERFGGTGGTR; encoded by the coding sequence ATGAGCACGCTATGGCGCGTGGCCGACGTCGTCAGCAGCATGCCCGAAACGGAAACCGCCAGAACCATAGGGCTGCGGGTGAACGGCCTGAACGGCAACCTCGCCGGACAGCACATCGACATCCGCCTCACTGCAGACGACGGTTACACGGCCGTGCGTTCATACTCCGTGGCGAGGGCAGGCGTGGACGAGACCTTGGAGATCACCGTTGACGAATTGGCCAACGGGGAAGTCTCCCCCTATTTGGTCCGGGAACTGGCGGTCGGGGACCAGCTGGAGATCCGAGGGCCGGTGGGTGGCTGGTTCGTCTGGAAACCGACGGACACGAACCCCGTTCAGCTGATTGCCGGAGGATCCGGCATCGTGCCGCTCATGTCGATGATCCGCGCCCACCACGCATCGGAAAATCCGGCACCGTTCCGGCTGCTCTATTCGCTCAAGTCGCCCGAAGCGGGGTTCTATGCGGAAGAACTCCAAACCTTGGGCGAGGAATCCCGCAAGCTGATCATCGACTACGTCTACACACGCAAGGCGCCGGAGGGTTGGCCGACTCCCCCGCAACGGCTCACGGCGGAAACCCTGCTGGCCAACGTGTTGCCGACGGACCCCACCCCGGAGATCTTCATCTGTGGCCAGACTGTCTTTGTGGAAACGGTCGCGGAATGGCTTGTGCAGGCGGGATATCCCGCCGCTTCGATCAAGACCGAGCGCTTCGGTGGAACAGGAGGAACCAGGTGA
- a CDS encoding DUF6510 family protein, whose protein sequence is MSGNNGSDSPGAKDRGLEDQDIAGIAGNAIPHLDGNAVAGPLWELFRFDIVAAIGRCKHCGAVRVFGETMVYVDAPGIVVRCASCEGVLLRLVETPTRYWLDVSGLSYLQIDREG, encoded by the coding sequence GTGAGTGGCAACAACGGCTCGGATTCTCCAGGCGCTAAGGATCGGGGCCTCGAGGATCAGGACATCGCTGGAATCGCCGGCAATGCGATACCGCATCTGGACGGAAACGCGGTGGCCGGACCCCTGTGGGAACTGTTCCGCTTCGATATTGTCGCCGCGATCGGACGGTGCAAGCACTGCGGCGCGGTCCGCGTCTTCGGGGAGACGATGGTGTACGTCGACGCGCCGGGAATCGTTGTGCGGTGCGCTTCCTGCGAGGGCGTGCTGCTGCGCCTCGTGGAGACGCCCACGCGGTACTGGCTCGATGTCAGCGGACTCAGCTATCTGCAAATCGACCGCGAGGGCTAA
- a CDS encoding MTAP family purine nucleoside phosphorylase, with translation MSSLLEPLAEPRLAPRARIGIIGGTGLYKLSGAVVLDTLDIPTPFGPPSSPVTIARLAAPDGPGREGDDGPGRDGGPVVAFLSRHGRGHSVAPQQINYRANFWALKSLGVEAVISSAAVGGLVSSHGTGTFAVPDQVLDKTWGRADTFYDGSLPTGVQHLPAAEPYSAPLRAALIAALERQREDFAAAATVAVINGPRFSTKAESAALVQSGAHLISMTQYPEPMLAAELNMHFAALAFITDADTGHDGSEPVTAELVLSRLAAAQPRILAVLSDAVLTVSARLAGAEPADDGGMWRMALIPATAVSTVMGTAGPVRPGTGRTVP, from the coding sequence ATGTCATCGCTCCTGGAACCCCTCGCAGAACCCCGCTTGGCACCCCGCGCACGGATTGGAATCATTGGCGGCACCGGCCTCTACAAGCTTTCCGGGGCCGTGGTGCTCGACACGCTGGACATCCCGACCCCGTTCGGGCCTCCCTCCAGTCCGGTCACGATCGCCCGGCTCGCCGCACCGGACGGCCCCGGCCGCGAGGGCGACGATGGCCCCGGCCGCGACGGCGGCCCGGTGGTCGCATTCCTGAGCCGGCACGGCCGTGGGCACAGCGTTGCCCCCCAACAGATCAACTACCGCGCCAACTTCTGGGCCCTCAAGAGCCTGGGCGTAGAAGCCGTTATCTCCTCCGCGGCCGTTGGCGGACTGGTTTCCAGCCACGGAACCGGCACTTTTGCCGTACCTGATCAGGTCCTGGACAAGACCTGGGGCCGTGCGGACACCTTCTACGACGGCTCGCTGCCCACCGGGGTGCAGCACCTGCCCGCCGCCGAGCCATACAGCGCCCCATTGCGCGCGGCACTCATCGCCGCACTGGAGCGCCAGAGGGAAGACTTCGCCGCGGCGGCCACCGTGGCCGTCATTAACGGTCCGCGCTTCTCCACCAAGGCCGAGTCCGCGGCCCTGGTTCAGTCCGGCGCGCATCTGATCAGCATGACCCAGTACCCGGAACCGATGCTCGCGGCGGAGTTGAACATGCACTTCGCCGCGCTCGCATTCATTACGGATGCCGACACAGGGCACGACGGCTCCGAACCCGTCACGGCGGAACTCGTGTTGAGCCGCCTGGCGGCCGCGCAGCCGCGGATCCTCGCGGTGTTGTCCGACGCCGTGTTGACTGTGTCCGCCCGGCTGGCCGGCGCTGAGCCAGCGGACGACGGCGGGATGTGGCGGATGGCGCTCATCCCGGCTACAGCGGTGTCCACCGTGATGGGCACCGCCGGCCCTGTCCGCCCCGGCACGGGACGGACAGTGCCGTGA
- a CDS encoding NAD-dependent epimerase/dehydratase family protein, giving the protein MRILVTGGAGFVGSHIVDAAVVRGWEVRILDSLDPAVHPDRPRGIPGVPLLVGDVGDPAAVAAALAGVDVVVHQSAKVGLGVDFFDAPDYIRNNDLATAVLLAGMAATGIDKLVLASSMVVYGEGAYTDSAGRPVRPGPRRVEDLEHGIFDPRDPATGELLLPALVSEEAAMDPRNVYAASKLAQENLASAWARATGGTAVALRYHNVYGPRMPKNTPYAGVASLFRSALARGEGVRVFEDGGQRRSFVHVRDVAEANLLSIDALVAGRIAQGSLRAYNIGASEVHTVGQMAAILSFASGAADPVVTGEFRLGDVRHITASSARARAELGWIPKHGFEDGMHEFATAPLRGDQR; this is encoded by the coding sequence GTGAGGATATTGGTCACCGGCGGAGCCGGGTTCGTAGGCAGCCACATCGTCGATGCTGCTGTCGTACGTGGCTGGGAGGTCCGGATCCTGGACTCATTGGATCCGGCAGTGCACCCGGATCGACCGCGGGGAATTCCCGGCGTGCCCCTGTTGGTGGGCGACGTCGGAGACCCAGCCGCCGTGGCCGCGGCGCTGGCGGGAGTCGACGTCGTCGTCCACCAGAGCGCCAAAGTCGGCCTCGGCGTGGACTTCTTCGATGCTCCGGACTACATCCGCAACAATGATCTGGCCACGGCCGTGCTCCTTGCAGGCATGGCCGCCACAGGCATCGACAAGCTTGTCCTGGCTTCCTCCATGGTGGTCTACGGCGAGGGCGCCTACACCGACTCAGCAGGCAGGCCGGTGCGCCCGGGTCCGCGCCGGGTGGAGGATCTGGAGCACGGAATCTTCGACCCCCGCGACCCTGCCACCGGCGAGCTGCTGTTGCCGGCCCTGGTCAGCGAAGAGGCGGCCATGGATCCGCGGAACGTCTATGCTGCCTCCAAATTGGCCCAGGAGAACCTGGCTTCCGCGTGGGCGCGCGCAACCGGAGGCACCGCCGTCGCACTCCGGTATCACAACGTGTACGGGCCTCGGATGCCCAAAAACACGCCCTACGCGGGCGTGGCCAGCCTGTTCCGCTCGGCACTGGCCCGCGGGGAGGGCGTGCGGGTGTTCGAGGATGGCGGACAGCGGCGCAGTTTCGTCCATGTCAGGGATGTTGCCGAGGCAAATCTGTTGTCCATTGACGCGTTGGTGGCAGGACGGATTGCGCAGGGCAGCCTGAGGGCATACAACATCGGCGCCTCGGAGGTCCACACCGTTGGACAGATGGCCGCGATCCTGAGTTTCGCCAGCGGGGCGGCTGACCCTGTGGTCACAGGCGAATTCCGGCTAGGCGACGTCCGGCATATCACCGCCAGCTCGGCCCGGGCCCGGGCCGAGCTGGGTTGGATCCCCAAGCACGGTTTTGAGGACGGCATGCACGAGTTCGCCACCGCACCGTTGCGCGGGGATCAACGCTAG
- a CDS encoding glycosyltransferase family 2 protein — translation MEKEQSGSPDGIGMAGIQGGPVDDDGGPPAALVDVVLPCLNERTALPKVLGALPPGYRAIVVDNGSTDGSGALAVSLGATVVDEPKRGFGAAAHAGLLAATAEFVAFCDCDGSLDPAQLAPMLELVRTGRADLVLGARRPAGGAWPIHARLANIALSRRLRRLTGIPVTDLGPLRLARRSALLGLDLRDRRSGYPLEMFLKAHRGGWRVVEIPVDYAPRLGKSKVTGTLRGTVTALKDMATQLAAASLQTPGSKSRRRADRPQADAQGATP, via the coding sequence GTGGAGAAAGAGCAGAGCGGTTCACCCGATGGAATCGGCATGGCCGGCATCCAGGGCGGACCAGTTGACGACGACGGCGGTCCGCCCGCCGCGCTGGTAGACGTGGTATTGCCGTGCCTCAACGAGCGTACGGCGCTTCCCAAAGTGCTCGGGGCCTTGCCACCCGGATACCGCGCGATTGTCGTAGACAACGGGTCAACCGACGGCTCCGGTGCCCTGGCCGTCAGCCTGGGGGCCACCGTCGTCGACGAACCGAAGCGCGGCTTTGGCGCGGCGGCGCATGCCGGACTGCTGGCGGCCACGGCGGAGTTTGTGGCCTTTTGCGATTGCGATGGTTCGCTGGACCCCGCCCAACTTGCCCCGATGCTGGAGCTCGTCCGCACCGGTCGTGCCGATCTGGTGTTGGGTGCCCGGCGTCCTGCCGGCGGTGCCTGGCCGATCCACGCCCGCTTGGCCAACATAGCCTTGAGCCGGCGGTTGCGCCGGCTAACGGGGATCCCTGTCACGGATCTTGGCCCCCTCCGCCTTGCCCGGCGCAGCGCTCTCCTGGGACTGGACCTCAGGGACCGGCGCAGCGGCTACCCGCTGGAGATGTTCCTCAAGGCCCACCGCGGCGGCTGGCGTGTAGTCGAGATCCCGGTCGACTATGCGCCCCGCTTGGGGAAGTCCAAGGTCACGGGGACACTCCGCGGAACCGTCACGGCCCTCAAAGACATGGCGACGCAACTGGCCGCCGCTTCGCTGCAGACTCCGGGGTCGAAGAGCCGAAGACGAGCCGATCGACCACAGGCCGATGCCCAGGGAGCGACGCCGTGA
- a CDS encoding TIGR04282 family arsenosugar biosynthesis glycosyltransferase, producing MNVTIAVIAKECIPGRVKTRLTPPLTPEQAAALAQTSLSQTLETVRSVPAARRLLVFDGTPQHGDAAGFEVFTQGTGGLNERLAAICSLAAGPLLILGMDTPQLRRDQLAPLLADWATPAPVARRRAWLGPASDGGFWALGLYRPDGGLLRGVEMSTPQTGAHQLARLAGAGLDVGLLPVLTDVDYFADALAAAQHCSGTPFARAVESLATGLPAAGMPVEVPSAVAPSRRTDPR from the coding sequence GTGAACGTCACCATCGCCGTCATTGCCAAAGAATGCATCCCCGGCAGGGTCAAGACGCGGCTCACTCCCCCGCTCACCCCGGAGCAGGCCGCAGCCTTGGCCCAGACCAGCCTGAGCCAGACACTGGAAACAGTGCGATCCGTTCCCGCAGCCAGGCGATTGCTGGTGTTTGACGGCACGCCGCAGCACGGGGACGCTGCGGGTTTTGAAGTATTCACCCAGGGCACCGGCGGCCTGAACGAACGGCTGGCGGCCATCTGTTCACTCGCGGCCGGACCGCTGCTGATCCTGGGCATGGACACGCCGCAGTTACGCCGGGACCAGTTGGCCCCGCTGCTGGCGGACTGGGCAACCCCCGCTCCGGTAGCGCGTCGCCGCGCGTGGCTCGGCCCGGCGTCGGACGGCGGTTTCTGGGCGTTGGGCCTGTACCGGCCCGACGGCGGTCTGCTCCGCGGCGTGGAAATGTCCACCCCGCAGACCGGGGCGCACCAATTGGCTCGGTTGGCCGGCGCCGGCCTGGACGTGGGACTGTTGCCCGTCTTGACGGATGTGGACTACTTCGCCGACGCCCTGGCTGCCGCGCAACACTGCAGCGGAACCCCCTTTGCGCGCGCAGTCGAGAGCTTGGCCACGGGGCTGCCGGCGGCGGGTATGCCGGTTGAAGTGCCGTCCGCGGTCGCGCCCTCCCGAAGGACTGACCCGCGATGA